In the genome of Streptomyces sp. Tu 3180, the window GAACCATGTGGGTGCATCCGCCATGGCCTGCTTGATCCGGAAGCGGCCGAACTCGTCCAGCTCCGGCAGCGCGTCCACGGCGAACCAGCCGACGTCCAGCGACTCGTCGTCGTTGACCCGGGCCTGCCCGCCGACGGCCCGGCAGCGGAAGGTGATGTCCATGTACTGGCAGACGTCGCCGTTGCCGTACGTCACCGGCTCCAGCGCCTGGACCAGCACGACCCGCTCGACGACGCAGCGCACCGCGGTCTCCTCCTCGACCTCCCGCACCGCGCAGGCCGCGGGCTGCTCCCCCGGGTCGGGGATGCCGCCGATCACCGACCACCTGCGGGTGTCGGACCGGCGGTTCAGCAGCACTCTGCCCTCGTCGTCGAAGACGATCGCGGTGACCCCGGGGAGCCACAGCAGCTGGTTACCGGCAGAGGCGCGCAGGGTGCGGATGAAGTCGGGAGTGGCCATGCCCCCGACCCTAACCGGCCGGCCAGGGCGCTCTCCGGCACTTCAGGGGGCGTGCGGCGGGCGTACTACCGCACGTCACCGGCGCGTCGCCCGCGCACACCGGCGGCGACGGCCCAGCCGAGGCCGCCCGCGGCGACGAGCACCAGGGCGATCTCCGGCAGGACGCCGAGGCGGGTGGCGGGGGTCTGCGAGGAGCGCAGCGGCACCTCCTGCACCAGGGAGTCGGCGACGAACATGCCGGTCCTCCGCGTGATCCGTCCGTCCGGCATGATGATCGCGCTGACCCCGCTGGTCACCGGGACGGCGACGGCGCGGCTGTGCTCGACGGCGCGGACGCGGGACATGGCGAGCTGCTGGTAGGTCATCTCGCTGCGGCCGAAGGTGGCGTTGTTGCTGGGCACGGAGATCATCCCGGCGCCGGCGGTGACCGTGTCGCGCACGGCCCAGTCGAAGGCGGCCTCGTAGCAGGTGACCAGGCCGACCCCGGCACCGCCCATCCGGAAGACGCCCGGCTCGTCGCCCCGGCTGAAGTCCTGGCGGACCATCGACGTCCAGTCCTCGTTGATCGCCCCGACGAGCGTGCGCAGCGGAAGGTACTCGCCGAACGGCTGGATCTGCCGCTTGTCGTAGGTGTCGACGGGACCCTTCACCGGGTCCCACAGGATCTGCTGGTTGAGCAGCCTGCCGTCCTCGGCGACCACGCCGCCGACCGAGACGGGCGCGCCGATCGCCTTGGCCGCGCGGTCGATGACGCCGCGCGCGTCGGCGTTGACGAAGGGGTCGATGTCGGAGGAGTTCTCCGGCCACAGCACGATGTCCGGCCGTTCGGCCCGGCCGGCCTCCACCTCGGCGGCCAGGCGCTCGGTCTCGCGCGCGTGGTGGTCGAGGACGGCGCGCCGCTGGGAGTTGAAGTCGAGGCCCAGCCGCGGCACGTTGCCCTGGATGACCGCGACGGTCACCGTGCCCTCCTCGGCCCGGTCGCCGACCAGCGGCCGGGCGGCCACGGCCGCCGCCACCGGGACGGCGACGCTCAGCACGCCGACGGCCGCGGCGGCCTGCCGGACGGTGCCGGTGCGCCGTGCCCGCAGGGCCGCCCGCACGCTCTCGTACAGGCCGAAGCCGCACAGCACGACGGCGAAGCCGAGCACGGGGGTGCCGCCGAGCGCGGCGAGCGGCAGGAAGACGCCGTCCGCCTGGCCGAACGCGATCTTGCCCCAGGGGAACCCGTGGAACGGCACCCGCGCGCGTGCCGCCTCGCCGGCGGTCCAGAGCGCGGCCGCCCACACGGGCCATCCGGGCAGCCCGGACACCGCGGCGACACCCGCGCCGACCAGCGCGACGAAGACCGCCTCGATCACCACGAGGGCGATCCACGGCCCGGGGCCGACCTCCACGCCGGTCCACACCAGCAGCGGCAGCAGGAAGCCGAGGCCGAAGAGGTAGCCGAGACCGAGTCCCGCCTTCCAGCCGCGTCCGCGCAGCGCCCAGCCGAAGACGGCGAAGGCCGGCAGGGCCAGCCACCACAGGGTGCGCGGCGGGAAGCTGACGTAGAGGAGCAGGCCGGAGAGCGCGGCTGCGGCGGCCGGGAGGAGGCGGACGAGTCGCCTGCCCCGCGCCGCGGGCGCGGTCTGCGGCGGCTTCGGGTCCGACTCGCCGACGGGAGTTGCGGTGGCGGTCACTCCGGGAGTCTACGGGGAGTGACATCGCGGCCGACAGCACGGTCGGCGGGGCCGGCCCGGCCGTGACGGCGGGCGACGCGGTCGTGACCGCGGGTGGCGCGGTGCGTGCCGGATCGTTTCCGCGGGCCTTGTCACAACCCGTGCCCCGGACGACCACCAGCCGTTACGGTGTGCCGGTGCCCCTGTCGTGCGGCCGGTCGCGGCGTCGGCGGCCGGGGTCCGTCACAGGTCGGGGGCGACGCGGTGCGGGGTGCGGGGTGGGTTCCACGGGGACGGCTTGTGCCGGTCCGGAGACGGACGGCGAAAGACGCGGCGGTCCGGACGCGGTGGGCGTCGTGGTGCTGGGGGCCTGTGCGGCCTGGTCGCTGGTCACGGCGGCGGCCGGGGACGGCCGTCCCGAGGGCGTGCTGCTCGCGGTCCTGGCCGTGGCCGCGGGCTACGCCGCCGGCCGCATCGGCGGAGCGCTGCTGCCGGTGGCCGCGCCGTGCGCCGGCGCCCTGGCCGGCCTCGGCCTGACGGTGACGGTTCCGCACCTGGTGCCGGGCCCGCAGATCACCGCTCCCCCGGGGCACGCCGGTGCCACGACCGCGGTGCTGGCGCTCTCGGCCGGCGCCGCGTGCTGCGCCGCGTGGGCGGCCTCCGCCCGGACCGTACGGTTCGCGCTGCGTCTGCCGGCCGCGGGGATCGCGGTGATCGCGGCCGTGCTGGGCTCGGTCCCGGGCTGCTTCGCCGCCGCGGCGGTGCTGCTGTGCTCCCTCGCCGTGGGCCGCGTACGGCGCCGCGGACCGGGCGTCGCCGTCCTGGCCGTGGCCGCCACGGGGGTGACGGGGCTGACCTGGGCGGTGGCCGGGGACGCCGTGCCGAAGGGGTTCGCCGCCTCGCTGGAGGGCCGGCTGACGCCGCACCGCGTGGACCTGTGGCGGGACGCGCTCGGCATGGTCCGCCACCACGCGGGCCTGGGGGTGGGGCCGGGACGTTTCGGGGAGCTGAGCACGACCGCCGTCCGGTCCCCGGCGTCCGGCGGCAGGCCCCACTCCGCGCCGCTCCAGCTGGCGGCCGAGCAGGGCGCCGTCGGGGTGGTGCTGCTGGCGGCGGTCTTCGGCTGGCTGCTGTACGCGCTGTGGCGCAGCCCGCGTGCCACGCCGGTGGTCCTCACCGCGGGGGCGGCCCTGACGGCCGTCGCGGCCGTCGCGGCGGTGGGCAACGCGCTGAGCTTCACCGCGGTGTCCGTGGGGACCGGTCTGCTGGCGGGGCTGGCGACGGCCCGGCCCCTCGCCGACGACGCGGCACGGCATCCGGCGCGGACCC includes:
- a CDS encoding NUDIX domain-containing protein, whose product is MATPDFIRTLRASAGNQLLWLPGVTAIVFDDEGRVLLNRRSDTRRWSVIGGIPDPGEQPAACAVREVEEETAVRCVVERVVLVQALEPVTYGNGDVCQYMDITFRCRAVGGQARVNDDESLDVGWFAVDALPELDEFGRFRIKQAMADAPTWFDPTGTG
- a CDS encoding O-antigen ligase family protein, yielding MGVVVLGACAAWSLVTAAAGDGRPEGVLLAVLAVAAGYAAGRIGGALLPVAAPCAGALAGLGLTVTVPHLVPGPQITAPPGHAGATTAVLALSAGAACCAAWAASARTVRFALRLPAAGIAVIAAVLGSVPGCFAAAAVLLCSLAVGRVRRRGPGVAVLAVAATGVTGLTWAVAGDAVPKGFAASLEGRLTPHRVDLWRDALGMVRHHAGLGVGPGRFGELSTTAVRSPASGGRPHSAPLQLAAEQGAVGVVLLAAVFGWLLYALWRSPRATPVVLTAGAALTAVAAVAAVGNALSFTAVSVGTGLLAGLATARPLADDAARHPARTRRTRPRRDRSPRR
- the lnt gene encoding apolipoprotein N-acyltransferase; this encodes MTATATPVGESDPKPPQTAPAARGRRLVRLLPAAAAALSGLLLYVSFPPRTLWWLALPAFAVFGWALRGRGWKAGLGLGYLFGLGFLLPLLVWTGVEVGPGPWIALVVIEAVFVALVGAGVAAVSGLPGWPVWAAALWTAGEAARARVPFHGFPWGKIAFGQADGVFLPLAALGGTPVLGFAVVLCGFGLYESVRAALRARRTGTVRQAAAAVGVLSVAVPVAAAVAARPLVGDRAEEGTVTVAVIQGNVPRLGLDFNSQRRAVLDHHARETERLAAEVEAGRAERPDIVLWPENSSDIDPFVNADARGVIDRAAKAIGAPVSVGGVVAEDGRLLNQQILWDPVKGPVDTYDKRQIQPFGEYLPLRTLVGAINEDWTSMVRQDFSRGDEPGVFRMGGAGVGLVTCYEAAFDWAVRDTVTAGAGMISVPSNNATFGRSEMTYQQLAMSRVRAVEHSRAVAVPVTSGVSAIIMPDGRITRRTGMFVADSLVQEVPLRSSQTPATRLGVLPEIALVLVAAGGLGWAVAAGVRGRRAGDVR